In one Amia ocellicauda isolate fAmiCal2 chromosome 2, fAmiCal2.hap1, whole genome shotgun sequence genomic region, the following are encoded:
- the LOC136768241 gene encoding cadherin-20, which produces MGDFNLLRRGQCLCLVVLLHLLHSQGQEFQENPSAGKEQTSQKTSTQTERTEQHNRVKRGWVWNQFFVLEEYTGMEPLYVGKLHSDMDRGDGSIRYILSGEGAGTMFTIDDNTGDIHAIQRLDREEKAQYILRAQALHRQTGKPLEPESEFIVKIQDINDNEPKFLDGPYKASVPEMSVIGTSVMQLTATDADDPTYGNSARVVYSILQGQPYFSVEPRTGIIRVSLPNMDREAKENYEVIIQAKDMGGQLGGLAGTTTVNITLSDVNDNPPKFAQKLYQMSVPESAPVGSVVGRVRAKDLDEGINAEMRYTIIDGDGRDTFDISTDTTNQFGIITIKKKLDFETKWSYTLKVEGANTHLDPRFLSRGPFSDVTIIHISVEDVDEPPQFDSRFYFVEVPEDIEIGTVFQSVSAKDPDVANNSIRYSIERKSDPGRYFYIDITSGALMTARPLDREELSWHNITVLAMEMNNPSQIGSVSINVKVLDVNDNPPELAKYYEAFVCENAKPGQLIQTVTAVDLDDPLGGQHFYYSLAPEAANNPNFTLRDNQDNTAWILTRRAGFTQQEQSIYYLPIFISDGEQPMQSSTSTLTIRVCSCDSDGNIMSCNAEAYTLPVTLSRGALIAILACIFVLLVMILLILSLRSHRKKPYLSDEEENVHENIVRYDDEGGGEEDTEAFDIAAMWNPREAHLGKIRQDMLPEIESLSRYVPQTCMGDSNVHGYVLAKLYEADGDPCAPPYDSLQTYAYEGEGSVAESLSSLQSITSNTDHDYDYLSEWGPRFKKLAEMYGVLDTNDPLW; this is translated from the exons ATGGGAGACTTCAATTTACTGAGGAGAGGCCAGTGTTTGTGCTTGGTAGTTCTGCTACACCTCTTGCACAGCCAAGGTCAAGAATTTCAGGAAAACCCCAGTGCAGGAAAGGAACAGACGTCACAGAAGACATCCACTCAAACAGAGAGGACAGAGCAGCACAATCGGGTAAAAAGAGGATGGGTCTGGAACCAGTTCTTTGTGCTGGAAGAGTACACGGGAATGGAGCCTTTGTATGTTGGCAAG CTTCATTCAGACATGGACAGAGGTGATGGCTCAATAAGGTACATTCTGTCAGGAGAGGGAGCTGGAACAATGTTCACAATTGATGACAATACCGGGGACATCCATGCTATTCAAAGGCTGGATCGGGAGGAGAAAGCACAATACATTCTCCGCGCTCAGGCTCTGCATCGGCAGACAGGCAAGCCCTTGGAACCAGAATCTGAGTTCATTGTGAAAATCCAGGACATTAATGACAATGAACCGAAGTTCCTAGATGGCCCGTACAAGGCCAGTGTCCCGGAGATGTCTGTGATAG GGACATCTGTCATGCAGCTGACAGCGACAGACGCAGATGACCCCACCTATGGAAACAGTGCAAGGGTTGTGTACAGTATCCTGCAGGGACAGCCTTACTTCTCTGTGGAGCCTCGGACAG GCATCATCCGAGTGTCTCTACCCAACATGGACAGAGAAGCCAAGGAGAATTACGAAGTGATTATTCAAGCCAAAGACATGGGGGGGCAGCTGGGTGGCCTAGCTGGTACTACCACCGTAAACATCACCCTCAGCGATGTCAATGACAATCCTCCCAAATTTGCTCAGA AGCTATATCAAATGAGTGTGCCAGAGTCGGCCCCTGTGGGATCGGTAGTGGGTCGCGTTCGGGCTAAGGACCTGGATGAAGGAATCAACGCTGAAATGCGATACACCATTATTGATGGCGATGGGAGGGACACCTTTGACATCAGTACAGACACTACGAACCAGTTTGGCATTATCACCATTAAAAAG AAGCTGGATTTCGAAACAAAGTGGAGTTACACCCTAAAAGTGGAGGGGGCCAACACTCACCTGGACCCCCGGTTCCTGAGCAGAGGCCCTTTCAGCGATGTGACCATCATTCACATCAGTGTAGAGGATGTGGACGAGCCACCCCAGTTTGACTCACGCTTTTATTTTGTGGAAGTGCCTGAAGACATAGAAATAGGCACCGTCTTTCAGTCCGTCTCTGCCAAGGACCCCGATGTGGCCAACAACTCTATCAG ATATTCCATTGAGAGGAAGAGTGATCCGGGGAGGTACTTCTACATTGACATCACATCAGGGGCTTTGATGACCGCAAGGCCCCTGGACCGCGAAGAGCTCTCCTGGCACAACATCACTGTTCTAGCTATGGAAATGA ataaCCCCTCCCAAATTGGAAGTGTTTCTATCAATGTGAAAGTCCTTGATGTGAACGATAACCCCCCAGAACTGGCAAAGTACTATGAAGCTTTTGTCTGCGAGAATGCAAAGCCTGGACAG CTGATTCAGACAGTCACTGCTGTGGACCTAGATGACCCACTTGGAGGTCAACACTTCTACTATAGCCTGGCACCTGAGGCTGCGAACAACCCCAACTTCACCCTCAGAGATAATCAAG ACAACACAGCTTGGATTTTGACACGTCGAGCTGGTTTCACCCAACAAGAGCAGAGTATTTACTACCTGCCCATCTTCATATCAGACGGGGAGCAGCCCATGCAGAGCAGCACCAGTACTCTGACCATCCGAGTGTGCAGCTGCGACAGCGACGGCAACATCATGTCGTGCAACGCAGAGGCCTACACACTCCCCGTCACGCTGAGCAGAGGGGCCCTCATTGCCATTCTAGCGTGTATTTTCGTCTTATTAG TAATGATCCTGCTGATCCTGTCACTGCGGAGCCACCGGAAGAAGCCTTACCTCTCGGACGAGGAGGAGAACGTGCATGAGAACATTGTGCGCTATGATGACGAGGGTGGCGGGGAGGAGGACACAGAGGCCTTCGACATTGCTGCCATGTGGAATCCCAGAGAAGCCCATCTAGGCAAGATCAGGCAGGACATGCTGCCCGAGATCGAGAGCCTCTCTCGTTACGTGCCACAGACCTGCATGGGAGACAGCAACGTTCACGGATACGTCCTGGCAAAACTGTATGAGGCCGATGGAGACCCCTGTGCGCCCCCCTATGACTCCCTCCAGACCTATGCCTATGAGGGAGAAGGGTCAGTGGCCGAGTCCCTCAGCTCTTTGCAGTCCATCACCTCCAACACTGACCATGACTACGACTACCTCAGTGAATGGGGACCGCGATTCAAAAAACTGGCTGAAATGTATGGGGTCTTAGATACCAATGACCCCCTGTGGTAG